The proteins below are encoded in one region of Thioalkalivibrio sp. K90mix:
- the nth gene encoding endonuclease III, translating into MNAAKREAIFERLKAANPEPTTELEYNTPFELLIAVILSAQATDVGVNKATRRLYPAANTPEAILALGLDGLKEHIKTIGLYNAKAENVIKTCRILVDQHGGEVPRDRKSLEALPGVGRKTANVVLNTAFGVPTIAVDTHIFRVANRTGLAPGKNVLEVEKRLMRLTPKPYLQDAHHWLILHGRYVCKARKPECWRCPIEDLCEYKAKTPPPIGA; encoded by the coding sequence ATGAACGCCGCGAAGCGTGAAGCCATCTTCGAACGCCTGAAGGCGGCGAACCCCGAGCCGACCACCGAGCTCGAATACAACACGCCCTTCGAACTTTTGATCGCAGTCATCCTGTCGGCCCAGGCCACGGATGTCGGCGTGAACAAGGCCACCCGCCGCCTCTACCCCGCCGCCAACACGCCCGAGGCGATCCTCGCGCTGGGGCTGGACGGGTTAAAGGAACACATCAAGACCATCGGCCTGTACAACGCCAAGGCCGAGAACGTGATCAAGACCTGCCGCATCCTGGTCGACCAGCACGGCGGCGAGGTTCCGCGCGACCGCAAGTCGCTGGAGGCCCTGCCGGGGGTGGGCCGCAAGACCGCGAACGTCGTCCTGAATACCGCCTTCGGCGTACCCACCATCGCGGTGGACACCCACATCTTCCGGGTCGCCAACCGCACCGGACTGGCGCCCGGCAAGAACGTGCTGGAGGTCGAGAAGCGGCTGATGCGGCTGACGCCAAAGCCCTATTTGCAGGACGCCCACCACTGGCTGATCCTGCACGGACGCTATGTCTGCAAGGCGCGCAAGCCCGAATGCTGGCGCTGTCCGATCGAGGACCTGTGCGAATACAAGGCGAAGACGCCGCCACCCATCGGCGCCTGA
- a CDS encoding DUF1841 family protein: MYGNRDQIRTQFVDAWHKAQAGETLTDLEQQLVDVISEHPEYHEFIKDRETALTGEFPPELGTSNPFLHMAMHLSLRDQARTDRPAGIQAAHASLCARFGVMDAEHRMMECLGQALWEAQRNNTPPDQNAYLECIQRLAAR; this comes from the coding sequence ATGTACGGCAACCGCGACCAGATCCGCACCCAGTTCGTCGACGCCTGGCACAAGGCGCAGGCCGGCGAGACGCTGACCGACCTGGAACAGCAGCTGGTGGACGTGATCTCAGAACACCCCGAGTACCACGAATTCATCAAGGACCGCGAGACCGCGCTGACTGGCGAATTCCCGCCGGAGCTGGGCACCTCCAACCCGTTCCTGCACATGGCGATGCATCTGAGCCTGCGCGATCAGGCGCGCACCGACCGCCCCGCCGGCATCCAGGCCGCACACGCGAGCCTGTGCGCCCGCTTTGGCGTGATGGATGCCGAGCACCGGATGATGGAATGCCTGGGCCAGGCCCTGTGGGAGGCCCAGCGCAACAACACGCCGCCGGACCAGAATGCCTACCTCGAGTGCATCCAGCGCCTCGCAGCGCGCTAG
- a CDS encoding SRPBCC family protein gives MRQLTHNTSLHAEPEQVFDLLSHVPNFVDLCDNVEHIEPLGDARYRWTIRAAGMKLHFDVEVCEAARPEYFAWRSIRGIQNRGSYRLSPGEPGHTQVAFELQYRLGSPLLEAAVRRAAHSLVERVSGQLMTRVQHRLDVENGRS, from the coding sequence ATGCGTCAGCTCACTCACAATACCTCTCTGCACGCGGAACCGGAGCAGGTCTTCGACCTGTTGAGCCACGTGCCCAACTTTGTCGATCTGTGCGACAACGTCGAGCATATCGAACCGCTGGGGGACGCGCGCTACCGCTGGACCATCCGCGCGGCGGGGATGAAGCTGCATTTCGATGTGGAGGTCTGCGAGGCCGCGCGTCCGGAGTATTTCGCCTGGCGCTCGATCCGCGGCATCCAGAATCGGGGCAGCTACCGCCTGAGCCCCGGCGAGCCTGGCCACACGCAGGTGGCGTTCGAGCTGCAATACCGCCTGGGCAGCCCGCTGCTGGAGGCCGCGGTGCGCCGCGCCGCGCACTCGCTGGTCGAACGCGTCTCCGGTCAGTTAATGACCCGGGTGCAACACCGGCTCGATGTCGAGAACGGTCGCTCCTGA
- a CDS encoding MFS transporter, which translates to MIPSARLSTVYFFYFASLGAFMPFWGPYLSEAGFSGSQIGELMAIVLATKIIAPNVWGWLADRAGAHMPITRWGAFGGVIAFAGVLLYTGYWWLAVVMAAFSFFWNAILPQFEATTMRTLGCDAHRYALVRLWGSVGFIVAVALLGWAFDHIDIAWLPWIVLGIFAALWLATLWVREPVRDLEQDNNVPALVAVLKRPEVIALFAACFFMQASHGPYYAFFTLYLEEAGFSRAVAGQLWALGVAAEVVLFLLMPRLILRFGAWFLVSVALVLTTLRWGLLAAIPDSLPMLLFIQALHAASYGVYHAAAISLIHYFFPGRLQGRGQALYSSLAFGMGGAAGSLVAGYLWDGISPASVYVFAACLAAAGVLASVYGEWRHRTPVRTP; encoded by the coding sequence GTGATCCCCAGCGCGCGCCTTTCCACGGTCTACTTCTTCTATTTCGCCAGCCTCGGCGCGTTCATGCCGTTCTGGGGCCCGTATCTGTCCGAGGCCGGTTTTAGCGGATCGCAGATCGGCGAGTTGATGGCGATCGTGCTCGCCACCAAGATCATTGCACCCAACGTCTGGGGCTGGCTGGCCGACCGCGCCGGCGCGCACATGCCGATTACACGCTGGGGAGCGTTTGGCGGAGTGATCGCCTTTGCCGGGGTACTGCTGTACACCGGCTACTGGTGGCTGGCCGTGGTGATGGCGGCCTTCAGCTTCTTCTGGAATGCAATCCTCCCGCAGTTCGAGGCGACCACGATGCGTACCCTGGGTTGCGATGCCCATCGCTACGCGCTGGTGCGGCTGTGGGGGTCGGTCGGGTTTATCGTCGCGGTCGCGCTGCTGGGCTGGGCCTTCGACCATATCGACATCGCCTGGCTGCCCTGGATCGTGCTCGGGATCTTCGCAGCCCTCTGGCTGGCGACGCTCTGGGTGCGCGAGCCCGTGCGCGACCTGGAACAGGACAACAACGTCCCGGCGCTGGTCGCGGTACTCAAGCGGCCCGAGGTGATCGCGCTGTTTGCGGCCTGCTTTTTCATGCAGGCGAGCCACGGGCCGTACTACGCGTTCTTCACGCTGTACCTGGAGGAGGCCGGGTTCTCGCGGGCGGTGGCCGGCCAGCTGTGGGCGCTCGGGGTGGCGGCGGAGGTGGTGCTGTTCCTGCTGATGCCGAGGCTGATCCTGCGCTTCGGCGCCTGGTTCCTGGTGTCGGTGGCGCTGGTGCTGACCACCCTGCGCTGGGGGCTCCTGGCCGCGATCCCCGACTCGTTGCCCATGCTGTTGTTCATCCAGGCCCTGCATGCGGCGAGCTACGGCGTCTATCACGCCGCCGCCATCTCGCTGATCCATTACTTCTTCCCCGGGCGGCTACAAGGGCGCGGGCAGGCCCTGTATTCCTCCCTGGCATTCGGGATGGGGGGTGCGGCGGGGAGCCTGGTCGCGGGCTATCTCTGGGACGGCATCAGCCCGGCCTCGGTCTATGTGTTCGCGGCATGTCTGGCGGCGGCTGGTGTGCTGGCGTCGGTATACGGGGAGTGGCGCCACAGGACACCGGTGCGTACGCCATAG
- the aroC gene encoding chorismate synthase, with protein MSGNSFGRLFVVSTFGESHGPALGAVVDGCPPGLELCEADLQFDLDRRRPGQSRHTTQRREPDQVRILSGVFEGRTTGTPIGLLIENVDQRSKDYSEIMDRFRPGHADYTYHRKYGLRDYRGGGRSSARETALRVAAGGIARRYLQQRYGIEIRGWLSQLGPIELEAKQPEIVNDNPFFCPDPDKVAELEEYMDALRKSGDSIGARVTVEAVGVPAGWGEPVFDRLDAELAHALMSINAVKGVEIGAGFESVTQRGTEHRDEITPEGFLSNHAGGVLGGISTGQAVRASIALKPTSSLRLPGRSINTAGEPVEVVTKGRHDPCVGIRATPIAEAMMALVLMDHALRHRGQNADVGDTGLPELRDLPHD; from the coding sequence ATGTCGGGAAACAGCTTTGGGCGACTGTTCGTCGTCAGTACCTTTGGTGAGAGTCACGGGCCGGCCCTGGGCGCGGTGGTGGACGGCTGTCCGCCCGGTCTGGAGCTTTGCGAGGCGGACCTGCAGTTCGACCTCGATCGCCGTCGGCCGGGACAGTCGCGCCACACCACCCAGCGCCGCGAGCCGGACCAGGTACGCATCCTGTCCGGGGTGTTCGAGGGCCGCACGACCGGGACTCCGATCGGCCTGCTGATCGAGAACGTCGATCAGCGTTCCAAGGACTACAGCGAGATCATGGATCGCTTCCGTCCGGGACATGCGGACTACACCTATCACCGCAAGTACGGCCTGCGCGATTACCGCGGCGGGGGTCGCAGTTCCGCGCGCGAGACCGCGCTGCGTGTGGCGGCGGGTGGCATCGCCCGGCGCTACCTCCAGCAGCGTTACGGGATCGAGATCCGTGGCTGGCTGTCACAGCTGGGCCCGATCGAGCTGGAAGCAAAGCAGCCGGAGATCGTCAACGACAACCCGTTCTTCTGCCCCGACCCGGACAAGGTCGCGGAGCTGGAGGAATACATGGATGCCCTGCGCAAGTCGGGCGACTCCATCGGCGCGCGAGTGACGGTGGAGGCCGTGGGTGTACCGGCGGGCTGGGGCGAGCCGGTGTTCGATCGCCTGGATGCCGAACTGGCGCATGCGCTGATGAGTATCAACGCGGTCAAGGGCGTGGAGATCGGGGCCGGTTTCGAATCGGTGACCCAGCGGGGCACCGAGCACCGCGACGAGATCACCCCCGAGGGATTTCTCTCCAACCACGCCGGCGGCGTGCTCGGCGGGATCAGTACCGGCCAGGCCGTGCGCGCGAGCATCGCGCTCAAGCCGACCTCCAGCCTCCGCCTGCCGGGACGCAGCATCAACACCGCCGGCGAACCGGTGGAAGTGGTCACCAAGGGTCGCCATGATCCCTGCGTGGGCATCCGTGCGACCCCGATCGCCGAGGCGATGATGGCGCTTGTGCTGATGGATCACGCCCTGCGCCATCGTGGACAAAACGCCGACGTCGGTGACACCGGCCTGCCGGAACTGCGCGACCTGCCGCACGACTGA
- a CDS encoding heme-binding protein: MSRSIKRLAAGTAAAACLGLAGAAQADVFNQRMMSMELANDIAEAAVLACREKGHQTSAVVVDRAGNDRAVLRDNLAAVQTIQIAGDKARATVMSGTSSGNFRDNREDIRMEMNHVDGIIMLEGGLPIEVAGSMIGAVGVSGAPGGDLDEECAQAALDSVQERLDFAM, encoded by the coding sequence ATGTCGCGTTCGATCAAACGCCTGGCCGCCGGCACCGCCGCCGCGGCCTGTCTGGGACTGGCCGGTGCGGCCCAGGCCGACGTGTTCAACCAGCGCATGATGAGCATGGAGCTGGCCAACGACATCGCCGAGGCCGCGGTGCTCGCCTGCCGCGAGAAGGGACATCAGACCAGCGCCGTGGTCGTCGACCGCGCCGGCAACGACCGCGCCGTGCTGCGCGACAACCTGGCCGCCGTGCAGACCATCCAGATCGCCGGCGACAAGGCCCGAGCCACGGTCATGTCCGGCACCAGCTCCGGCAACTTCCGTGATAACCGCGAAGACATCCGCATGGAGATGAACCACGTGGACGGCATCATCATGCTGGAAGGCGGGCTGCCGATCGAGGTGGCCGGCAGCATGATCGGCGCGGTGGGTGTATCCGGTGCCCCCGGTGGTGATCTGGATGAAGAATGCGCCCAGGCCGCGCTAGACTCGGTTCAGGAGCGACTCGACTTCGCGATGTAA
- a CDS encoding rhodanese-like domain-containing protein — protein sequence MKDPLANQKTVPAPGVRRIRPQEAHQRLQERPRDLLIDIRSTMEFLFVGHPQGAIHIPWIDEPDWTVNPHFVPQVRKLLLGGAEDHSEDAPALYLICRSGKRTLAAGQALVDAGIENVYSVDEGFEGPLDEHHQRSTRGGWRYHGLPWEQC from the coding sequence ATGAAAGATCCACTCGCCAATCAGAAGACGGTTCCCGCGCCCGGCGTACGCCGGATTCGCCCGCAGGAGGCCCATCAGCGGCTGCAGGAGCGCCCGCGCGACCTGCTGATCGACATCCGCTCCACGATGGAATTCCTGTTCGTCGGGCACCCGCAGGGCGCCATCCATATCCCGTGGATCGACGAGCCGGACTGGACCGTGAATCCCCACTTCGTGCCCCAGGTGCGCAAGCTGCTGCTGGGGGGCGCCGAGGATCACAGCGAGGATGCCCCCGCGCTCTACCTGATCTGCCGCAGCGGGAAGCGCACGCTGGCCGCCGGCCAGGCCCTGGTCGATGCCGGTATCGAGAACGTGTACTCGGTGGATGAAGGCTTTGAAGGGCCGCTGGACGAACACCACCAGCGCTCCACCCGCGGTGGCTGGCGCTACCACGGGCTGCCCTGGGAACAGTGCTGA
- the rnk gene encoding nucleoside diphosphate kinase regulator produces MSKPKIVVSSTDIERLDKLLESLPDDSFPGKADLEAELDRADVVDSREIPGTVVTMNSKVRFRVTESGEEFSLTLVYPRDVDDSGGTLSILAPVGSALLGLSEGDEIEWPRPGGGQMHVRIEAVEYQPERAGEYHR; encoded by the coding sequence GTGAGTAAGCCGAAGATCGTCGTCTCCAGCACGGACATTGAGCGTCTGGACAAGCTGCTGGAGTCGCTGCCGGACGACAGCTTCCCCGGCAAGGCCGACCTGGAGGCCGAGCTGGACCGCGCGGATGTCGTGGATTCGCGCGAGATCCCGGGCACCGTGGTCACGATGAATTCGAAGGTCCGGTTCCGGGTGACCGAGTCCGGCGAGGAATTCTCGCTGACACTGGTCTACCCGCGCGATGTGGATGACAGCGGCGGCACGCTGTCGATCCTGGCCCCGGTGGGCAGTGCACTGCTGGGACTGTCCGAGGGGGACGAGATCGAATGGCCGCGCCCGGGTGGCGGGCAGATGCATGTTCGCATCGAGGCCGTCGAGTACCAGCCGGAGCGCGCCGGCGAGTACCACCGCTAG
- a CDS encoding rhodanese-like domain-containing protein has translation MSLFEKRIAELEEELPHLEPADLADWRQAGRSFLLVDVRQPEEAAEGIIDGAVNIPRPKLEASIEAYLKDPEQPVVVYCGYRGRSQLVAASLRAMGIDAHVLRGGYSVWRET, from the coding sequence GTGAGCCTGTTCGAGAAGCGCATTGCGGAACTGGAAGAAGAGCTGCCGCATCTGGAACCCGCGGATCTTGCTGACTGGCGCCAGGCGGGGCGGTCGTTTCTGTTGGTGGATGTTCGCCAGCCGGAGGAAGCGGCAGAAGGCATCATCGATGGGGCGGTGAATATCCCGCGGCCGAAGCTGGAGGCCAGTATAGAGGCCTACTTGAAGGATCCGGAGCAGCCGGTCGTCGTGTACTGCGGGTACCGTGGTCGGTCGCAACTGGTGGCTGCGAGCCTGCGCGCCATGGGTATTGACGCCCATGTCCTGCGGGGTGGCTATTCGGTGTGGCGCGAGACGTGA
- a CDS encoding thioredoxin family protein, protein MKVELLVSEWCASCHDAERIWREVAQKKQIDFAVVDMGQPEGRQLATRLRIRSIPAVVVDGELKHIGLLDRTAATALVADAPERTHKAARHVGLGLSASSRASVLGAMIWLLIAGAALPLGGFFLDGAARPAALHGFTLGFLLLLIMGLGEHMLPRFTGHPIAGGWLWAWTPQILVHLAVLAMGLGWLLGVPLLTAVGAVAAFVGLLLFTLRIAPLLLRPSL, encoded by the coding sequence ATGAAGGTGGAACTGCTGGTGTCCGAATGGTGTGCCTCCTGCCATGATGCCGAGCGCATCTGGCGCGAGGTGGCCCAGAAGAAACAGATCGATTTCGCGGTGGTCGACATGGGGCAGCCTGAGGGGCGTCAACTGGCGACCCGGTTGCGCATACGTTCCATCCCGGCCGTGGTGGTGGACGGCGAGCTCAAGCACATTGGGCTGCTGGATCGCACGGCCGCGACCGCGCTGGTCGCCGATGCGCCGGAGCGCACGCATAAGGCTGCGCGTCATGTCGGGCTGGGGCTTTCGGCCTCCAGCCGTGCCTCCGTGCTGGGCGCGATGATCTGGTTGCTGATCGCGGGTGCGGCCTTGCCGCTGGGTGGCTTCTTTCTGGATGGCGCCGCGCGCCCCGCCGCGCTGCACGGTTTTACCCTCGGGTTTTTGCTGCTGCTGATCATGGGCCTGGGCGAGCACATGCTGCCGCGCTTTACCGGGCACCCGATCGCGGGCGGCTGGCTGTGGGCCTGGACGCCGCAGATTCTGGTGCACCTGGCCGTGCTGGCGATGGGGCTGGGCTGGCTCCTGGGTGTGCCCCTGTTGACGGCGGTCGGTGCGGTGGCCGCATTCGTCGGCCTTTTGCTGTTTACGCTGCGCATCGCCCCGCTCTTGCTGCGCCCGTCTCTGTGA
- a CDS encoding glycine cleavage system protein H yields the protein MSHTEYNGCELPDDLFYDLDYVWVRPEDDGTFTLGITDPAQTMAGRVQYFRFRKPGSHRAAGKPVARLESGKWAGGIPTPFDGTIERINPAVEADPGLVNVAPYTDAWVVVMRPDDPQKALERLHTGPEAVDGLKQWIDRYDIHCMRCAD from the coding sequence ATGAGCCATACCGAATACAACGGCTGTGAGCTGCCGGACGACCTGTTCTATGACCTCGACTATGTCTGGGTCCGTCCGGAGGATGATGGGACCTTTACCCTGGGCATTACCGATCCCGCCCAGACGATGGCGGGGCGCGTGCAGTACTTCCGTTTTCGCAAGCCGGGTTCGCACCGGGCTGCGGGCAAGCCGGTCGCGCGGCTGGAGTCCGGCAAGTGGGCGGGGGGGATCCCCACGCCCTTCGACGGCACCATCGAGCGCATCAACCCGGCCGTGGAGGCCGACCCGGGGCTGGTGAATGTCGCTCCCTATACCGATGCCTGGGTGGTGGTGATGCGCCCGGACGACCCGCAAAAGGCGCTGGAACGGCTGCACACAGGGCCCGAAGCCGTCGACGGGCTCAAACAGTGGATCGACCGCTACGACATCCACTGCATGCGCTGTGCCGACTGA
- a CDS encoding hemerythrin domain-containing protein, with translation MKLQLHEPAPGFHHPIELLRACHRRITNCLDALERLSGHLEQHGADAEAQSAARRVLAYFEQAAPQHHADEDQDLFPILHAYRDHPEAHPQLGEWMDRLSAEHPRLEAGWDALEPALQNIAAGHADPLEGATDWIQCYRTHLELEEQAVLPLADHLLSAEERALIGRSMARRRGIPDAYAKPADE, from the coding sequence ATGAAACTGCAACTCCACGAACCCGCCCCCGGCTTTCACCACCCGATCGAACTCCTGCGGGCCTGTCATCGGCGGATCACGAACTGCCTCGACGCGCTGGAGCGACTGTCGGGACACCTGGAGCAGCACGGGGCCGACGCAGAGGCCCAGTCCGCGGCTCGCCGTGTGCTGGCCTATTTCGAGCAGGCCGCCCCGCAACATCACGCCGACGAGGACCAGGATCTGTTCCCGATCCTGCATGCATACCGCGACCATCCCGAGGCCCATCCACAACTGGGTGAGTGGATGGATCGCCTGAGCGCGGAGCACCCTCGGCTTGAGGCCGGCTGGGACGCCCTGGAGCCTGCCCTGCAAAACATTGCGGCGGGGCACGCGGATCCGCTGGAAGGCGCGACTGACTGGATCCAGTGCTACCGGACCCACCTCGAGCTGGAGGAACAAGCCGTACTGCCACTGGCTGACCACCTGCTCAGCGCCGAGGAGCGCGCCCTCATCGGACGTTCCATGGCGCGCCGGCGCGGCATCCCGGACGCGTACGCGAAGCCCGCCGATGAGTGA
- a CDS encoding hemerythrin domain-containing protein — protein sequence MSDFLLDLRGLGDHAHTRAYYTLRELQPGQVFDVWLDQEPQLLMDAVSLQLRHAIHWQVQENGPPLWKLRVQRREDVAPVDLVDLLQRDHLRIDRLFASALHKVNAGDLEGAAPDFQAYVEGLRRHVHVENELIVPTLEVARGAGSQDPVTIMLREHDEILEQTALLEHEFQEGVEEAWMVAPFFALISGALAKHESREEQNVFPNWGRRLRHEPDLAAELLEKARQQLGAGATTPGQ from the coding sequence ATGAGTGACTTTCTGCTGGACCTGCGGGGGCTGGGCGACCACGCACACACCCGCGCCTACTACACGCTGCGCGAACTCCAGCCGGGTCAGGTCTTCGACGTCTGGCTGGATCAGGAGCCGCAGCTGCTGATGGATGCCGTCAGCCTGCAGCTGCGCCACGCCATCCACTGGCAGGTGCAGGAGAACGGCCCACCGCTTTGGAAACTGCGCGTCCAGCGCCGCGAGGACGTCGCGCCCGTGGACCTCGTCGATCTCCTGCAGCGCGACCACCTGCGCATCGACCGCCTGTTCGCCAGCGCCCTGCACAAGGTCAATGCCGGCGATCTCGAGGGCGCAGCACCCGACTTCCAGGCCTACGTGGAAGGCCTGCGCCGACACGTGCATGTGGAAAACGAACTGATCGTCCCGACGCTTGAGGTTGCGCGCGGGGCCGGCAGCCAGGACCCGGTCACGATCATGCTGCGCGAGCATGACGAGATCCTGGAACAAACCGCACTGCTGGAACACGAGTTTCAGGAAGGTGTCGAGGAGGCCTGGATGGTGGCCCCCTTCTTCGCCCTGATCTCCGGGGCCCTCGCCAAGCACGAAAGTCGCGAGGAGCAAAACGTGTTCCCGAACTGGGGACGCCGCCTGCGCCACGAGCCCGACCTGGCGGCCGAACTCCTGGAGAAGGCCCGTCAGCAGCTAGGGGCCGGCGCCACCACGCCCGGACAATAG